From Myxococcaceae bacterium JPH2, the proteins below share one genomic window:
- a CDS encoding response regulator, which translates to MNPSERLLKQFRELVTVRLERINRSLVELEGGANLDAGRRVLRELHGLKGEARMMGFDDINALVHQMEELVRRTEPSRYLLTSDSTDALLTAADAVLALSAAAPASAPSTETSALIQALETRLREEADRLPPPGDERVPAPELETTRPLSPRAEAALTQGGRPVINPPAGPSHLLTTAATSLVGGRVGEAAHVSIGNAAAGFVTRSAEPTRAPGAGATDSSSSSRSPDLPRGVSGVAPAAAAALARLPAPSSAGASRPPEPRVDPASVRIDVASLDLLTNAVTNLTQVARRRDLANARRLELAQELGQLAREAEDLGPAAAALVARLGKAKALAATLHREAKLLSNAELRDLGQVAEEVQTLRMLPLSVLFEPYPRMVRDLARELGKEVELVVDGEDTRADRAVVEALRDPLMHLVRNALDHGLETRVDRVTGGKKPRGCLTLRAAREGNRIVLRVEDDGVGLEPAELRRVAVRKGFLDEAAAHSLSDAAARDLIFLAGFTSRDVVTDLSGRGVGLDAVRTAIQGLGGDAGVESAPGWGTIFTLRVPVSLTVAPLLFIQVADEVLALSATHVSRALRVEADDVGELAGRPTLKVAGGVLPFAPISALLGLEPERPAHEGERVLVVRSQGVQAALGVDKVLEERVQAILPLKGLLARFAHLSGATTLADGRLSMVLSAAFLTAVAHGTSPHRVARAAPRAPSPRRRRILVVDDSPLTRELLSNLLDAVGYDTRVAADGAEALALLGQESVDLVLTDLEMPGVDGLELTRQLKGHFLHARLPVVILTTRGGEEDRMRGLAAGADGYITKGDLVRQDLVDVVGRLLS; encoded by the coding sequence GTGAACCCCAGCGAGCGCCTGCTCAAGCAGTTCCGCGAGCTGGTGACGGTGCGCCTGGAGCGCATCAATCGGTCGCTCGTGGAGTTGGAGGGCGGGGCGAACCTCGACGCGGGTCGCCGGGTGCTGCGCGAGCTGCACGGCCTCAAGGGCGAGGCCCGGATGATGGGCTTCGACGACATCAACGCGCTCGTCCACCAGATGGAGGAGCTGGTTCGCCGCACCGAGCCCAGTCGCTACCTGTTGACCTCCGACTCCACGGACGCGCTGCTCACTGCCGCGGACGCGGTGCTCGCCTTGTCCGCGGCGGCGCCCGCGTCAGCTCCTTCCACGGAGACGTCCGCGCTCATCCAGGCGCTGGAGACGCGCCTGCGCGAAGAGGCCGATCGATTGCCTCCGCCAGGAGACGAACGGGTCCCTGCTCCCGAGCTGGAGACGACGCGACCGTTGTCCCCGCGTGCCGAGGCTGCGCTCACGCAGGGTGGCCGTCCGGTCATCAACCCGCCCGCGGGTCCCTCACATCTGCTCACGACCGCCGCGACGTCGCTGGTCGGGGGACGGGTGGGAGAGGCGGCTCACGTTTCGATCGGGAACGCCGCGGCGGGCTTCGTGACGCGGAGCGCGGAGCCGACGAGGGCGCCGGGGGCTGGCGCCACCGACAGCTCCAGTTCCTCACGGTCCCCTGACCTGCCTCGCGGAGTGAGTGGAGTCGCGCCCGCCGCCGCTGCTGCACTGGCCCGTCTGCCCGCGCCATCCAGTGCGGGAGCGTCGCGACCTCCCGAGCCCCGCGTGGACCCCGCGTCGGTGCGCATCGACGTGGCGAGCCTGGACCTGCTCACGAACGCGGTGACGAACCTGACGCAGGTGGCTCGTCGTCGCGATCTCGCCAACGCTCGACGACTGGAGCTGGCGCAGGAGCTGGGGCAGCTCGCGCGCGAGGCCGAGGACCTGGGGCCCGCTGCGGCGGCCCTGGTGGCGCGCTTGGGCAAGGCGAAGGCGCTCGCGGCCACGCTCCATCGCGAGGCCAAGCTGCTCTCCAACGCGGAGCTGCGCGACCTGGGCCAGGTGGCCGAGGAGGTGCAGACGCTGCGGATGCTCCCGCTCTCGGTCCTCTTCGAGCCGTACCCGCGCATGGTCCGCGACCTCGCGCGGGAGCTGGGCAAGGAGGTGGAGCTCGTCGTCGACGGCGAGGACACGCGCGCGGACCGGGCGGTGGTGGAGGCGCTGAGAGATCCGCTGATGCACCTGGTGCGCAACGCGCTCGACCACGGCCTGGAGACGCGCGTGGACCGGGTGACGGGCGGCAAGAAGCCGCGCGGCTGCCTCACCCTGCGCGCGGCTCGCGAGGGCAATCGCATCGTGCTTCGCGTGGAGGACGACGGCGTGGGGCTGGAGCCCGCCGAGCTGCGCCGCGTGGCGGTGCGCAAGGGCTTCCTCGACGAGGCCGCGGCCCATTCCTTGTCCGATGCCGCCGCGCGCGACCTCATCTTCCTGGCGGGCTTCACCTCGCGAGACGTGGTGACGGACCTGTCGGGCCGGGGCGTGGGCCTGGACGCGGTGCGCACCGCCATCCAGGGCCTGGGCGGCGATGCCGGCGTCGAGTCCGCGCCCGGCTGGGGCACCATCTTCACCCTTCGCGTGCCCGTGTCCCTCACAGTGGCCCCGCTCCTGTTCATCCAGGTGGCCGACGAAGTGCTGGCCTTGAGCGCCACGCACGTCTCCCGCGCGCTGCGAGTGGAGGCGGACGACGTGGGCGAGCTGGCGGGGCGACCCACCCTCAAGGTCGCCGGTGGGGTGCTGCCCTTCGCGCCCATCTCCGCGCTGCTCGGCCTGGAGCCGGAGCGCCCTGCCCACGAGGGCGAGCGCGTGCTCGTGGTGCGGAGCCAGGGCGTCCAGGCCGCACTCGGGGTGGATAAGGTGCTGGAGGAGCGGGTCCAGGCCATCCTCCCCTTGAAGGGGCTGTTGGCGCGCTTTGCCCACCTGAGCGGCGCGACGACGCTCGCGGATGGACGGCTCTCCATGGTGCTGTCGGCCGCGTTCCTCACCGCCGTCGCACACGGCACGTCGCCGCACCGGGTGGCCCGCGCGGCCCCTCGCGCTCCTTCGCCCCGCCGACGCCGCATCCTCGTGGTGGACGACTCGCCGCTCACCCGGGAGCTGCTGTCCAACCTCCTGGACGCGGTGGGGTATGACACCCGCGTGGCCGCCGACGGCGCCGAGGCGCTCGCCCTGCTGGGCCAGGAGTCGGTGGACCTGGTCCTCACCGACCTGGAGATGCCGGGCGTGGACGGCCTGGAGCTCACGCGGCAGCTCAAGGGCCACTTCCTCCATGCCCGACTGCCTGTCGTGATTCTCACCACCCGAGGAGGCGAGGAAGACCGGATGCGCGGGCTTGCCGCCGGAGCGGACGGCTACATCACCAAGGGAGACCTCGTCCGGCAGGACCTGGTGGACGTGGTGGGGCGGTTGTTGAGCTGA
- a CDS encoding chemotaxis protein CheW has protein sequence MALPEPDSRQSYLVFACGSSWYAVPAESAAEVVTFPELTRVPGAPAHLLGVFAHRSEVIPVVDMSLLVGGVSAGSRRAVLVRLSRGTLALTASTVAGVSSVAGVLEPLGPSGVHVHLRGPGKSGARDVAVIDIEGLFDHLSQGG, from the coding sequence ATGGCCTTGCCTGAGCCGGATTCGCGTCAGTCCTACCTCGTCTTCGCCTGCGGTAGCAGTTGGTACGCGGTACCCGCGGAGAGCGCGGCGGAGGTCGTCACCTTCCCAGAGCTCACGCGGGTGCCGGGTGCCCCCGCCCATTTGTTGGGCGTGTTCGCGCACCGGAGTGAGGTCATCCCGGTCGTGGACATGAGCCTGCTGGTGGGCGGCGTTTCCGCGGGTTCCCGGCGCGCCGTGCTCGTGCGTTTGTCGCGCGGCACGCTCGCGCTGACCGCCAGCACCGTGGCCGGCGTGTCCTCCGTGGCAGGCGTCCTGGAGCCCTTGGGGCCCAGCGGCGTGCATGTCCACCTGCGAGGTCCCGGCAAGAGCGGCGCTCGCGACGTCGCCGTCATCGACATCGAGGGGCTTTTCGATCACCTCAGCCAGGGCGGCTAG
- the cheB gene encoding chemotaxis-specific protein-glutamate methyltransferase CheB yields MGKKVSVLVVDDSLICRQLISQALSQDPDIEVVGSCADGKQAIALTKELRPHVVTMDVDMPVMDGLTAVEHIMAECPTPILVLTADPRSQAPELTCRALELGALALQIKPAIDAGPDAWNLVREVKLLSSVRVIRHLRGPKRAQLLPRPVTAMPPVSMGIVAVAASTGGPQVLYRMLSELPADFPAPIVIVQHINAAFSESLAGWLANASKLKVRLAQDGEPLMPGHVLIAPPGLHTITPFRGRVALKPGTERDGHMPSGTVLLESAAKAYGRRAVGLVLTGMGADGAEGLLAIKQAGGLTLAQNEESCVVYGMPGEAAERKAVDHLIHGDDVAATLVRLARGESLAAGR; encoded by the coding sequence ATGGGGAAGAAAGTGTCGGTGCTGGTGGTGGATGACTCGCTCATCTGCCGGCAGCTCATCAGCCAAGCGTTGAGCCAGGACCCTGACATCGAGGTGGTTGGGAGCTGTGCCGACGGAAAGCAGGCCATTGCCCTCACGAAGGAGTTGCGCCCCCACGTCGTGACCATGGATGTGGACATGCCCGTCATGGACGGGCTCACGGCCGTCGAGCACATCATGGCCGAGTGCCCCACGCCCATCCTGGTGCTGACGGCTGATCCGCGCTCGCAGGCGCCGGAGCTGACGTGCCGAGCGCTGGAGCTGGGCGCGCTGGCGCTGCAAATCAAGCCCGCCATCGACGCGGGGCCGGATGCGTGGAACCTCGTGCGCGAGGTGAAGCTGCTGTCGTCCGTTCGAGTCATCCGCCACTTGCGCGGCCCCAAGCGGGCGCAGCTCCTGCCTCGGCCCGTCACGGCCATGCCGCCGGTGTCCATGGGCATCGTGGCGGTGGCCGCGAGCACGGGCGGTCCCCAGGTGCTCTACCGGATGTTGTCGGAGCTGCCGGCGGACTTCCCGGCGCCCATCGTCATCGTCCAGCACATCAACGCGGCCTTCTCCGAGTCGCTGGCGGGCTGGCTCGCCAACGCGAGCAAGCTGAAGGTCCGGCTGGCGCAGGACGGCGAGCCGCTCATGCCGGGCCACGTGCTCATCGCTCCGCCAGGGCTGCACACCATCACCCCGTTCCGCGGGCGCGTGGCGCTCAAGCCGGGCACGGAGCGCGACGGCCACATGCCCAGCGGCACGGTGCTGCTGGAGAGCGCGGCCAAGGCGTACGGCCGGCGCGCGGTGGGGCTCGTGCTGACGGGCATGGGGGCGGACGGCGCGGAGGGACTCCTGGCCATCAAACAGGCCGGTGGCCTGACGCTGGCGCAGAACGAGGAGTCCTGCGTGGTGTACGGCATGCCCGGCGAGGCCGCGGAGCGCAAGGCGGTGGACCACCTCATCCACGGGGACGACGTGGCCGCCACGCTCGTGCGGCTGGCGCGCGGCGAGTCCCTGGCAGCGGGGCGCTGA
- a CDS encoding methyl-accepting chemotaxis protein, with translation MATRAGVRRASFSRHLMLPVAMANLVGAALSAHYATLVLGDALGPHLTGLLVMGGVLSMLLMVLGGGTSLRRMGTLRGIERGDVAATAPRLADAVREVTRAPDEAFILSLGLWGLTATVLSGLMWALDGMPLDVALRVAGLGLLFGPLSALLVHCMVMLRARQVVLWLAALGLTQAQVIEAMPRRAWIRARLVAFTAISVVTPAVLSANLAGALSERVLARLAAAGDSDVEGMLAGALRAEALTSGGFLCLLVFGLALTTAYLGGTLLGRPMRALSSEARRIAEGDLASPRLVPAEDEVWDVSAAFTTMRAHLADVLAQLQRAGAQISATTEEILSTSNRHELGATEQASSLDQTSATTEELARSARQIAENAGSVAEIAQRTLTAAEAGHGGAASFLGSMDRMRQDNQAIASAVVRLNKRVQQIGKIVEFINGVADKSDLLALNAELEGTKAGEVGRGFSLVAAEMRRLAENVLESTKEIEGLIEEVREASAAAVSATEGGVRAVETGTSLARQVSESLLQIVDLAGRTSDAVRSISLATQQQQTGTDQLADSMADILRITQQSLNASRQVGNANGDLLVLARDLREVVERFQIARSPVREEGG, from the coding sequence ATGGCGACGCGCGCCGGTGTCCGCCGGGCTTCTTTCAGCCGGCACCTGATGCTTCCTGTCGCGATGGCCAACCTCGTGGGCGCGGCGCTCAGTGCGCACTACGCCACGCTGGTGTTGGGGGACGCGCTGGGGCCTCACCTGACCGGGCTCCTGGTGATGGGCGGCGTGCTGAGCATGCTGCTCATGGTGCTGGGCGGCGGCACGTCGCTGCGTCGGATGGGGACCCTGCGAGGCATCGAGCGCGGGGACGTGGCCGCCACCGCGCCTCGGCTGGCGGATGCGGTGCGAGAGGTGACGCGCGCTCCAGACGAGGCGTTCATCCTGTCGCTGGGGTTGTGGGGGCTCACCGCCACGGTGCTCAGCGGGCTCATGTGGGCCCTGGATGGCATGCCACTCGACGTGGCGCTGCGGGTCGCGGGACTGGGGCTGCTGTTCGGTCCGCTGTCCGCGCTGCTCGTGCATTGCATGGTGATGCTGCGCGCGCGGCAGGTGGTGCTCTGGCTCGCGGCGCTGGGGCTCACGCAGGCGCAGGTCATCGAGGCCATGCCTCGGCGCGCTTGGATTCGGGCTCGGCTGGTGGCGTTCACCGCCATCTCCGTGGTGACGCCCGCGGTGCTGTCCGCGAACCTCGCGGGCGCGCTGTCGGAGCGCGTCCTGGCGCGGTTGGCGGCGGCGGGGGACTCGGATGTGGAGGGCATGCTCGCGGGGGCGCTTCGTGCCGAGGCGCTCACCTCGGGAGGCTTCTTGTGCCTGCTCGTGTTCGGACTCGCGCTGACCACCGCGTACCTGGGCGGCACGTTGCTGGGGCGGCCCATGCGTGCGCTGTCGAGCGAGGCGCGGAGAATCGCGGAGGGTGACCTGGCCAGCCCTCGGCTCGTGCCCGCGGAGGACGAGGTCTGGGACGTGTCCGCGGCCTTCACCACCATGCGCGCGCACCTGGCGGATGTCCTGGCGCAGCTCCAGCGCGCGGGCGCGCAGATCTCCGCCACCACGGAGGAGATTCTGTCCACCTCCAACCGCCATGAGCTGGGCGCGACCGAACAGGCCAGCAGCTTGGATCAGACGAGCGCCACCACGGAGGAGCTGGCTCGCTCGGCGCGGCAGATCGCCGAGAACGCGGGCTCGGTGGCGGAGATTGCCCAGCGGACGCTGACGGCCGCGGAGGCAGGGCATGGCGGCGCGGCTTCGTTCCTCGGGTCCATGGACCGCATGCGCCAGGACAACCAGGCCATTGCCTCGGCGGTGGTCCGGCTCAACAAGCGCGTGCAGCAGATCGGCAAGATCGTCGAGTTCATCAACGGCGTGGCGGACAAGTCGGACCTGCTGGCGCTGAACGCGGAGCTGGAGGGGACGAAGGCGGGCGAGGTGGGGCGTGGCTTCTCGCTGGTGGCGGCGGAGATGCGCCGACTGGCCGAGAACGTCCTCGAGTCAACGAAGGAGATTGAAGGACTCATCGAGGAGGTACGCGAGGCGAGCGCGGCAGCCGTTTCCGCCACGGAGGGCGGCGTGCGCGCGGTGGAGACGGGCACGTCGCTGGCTCGGCAGGTGTCGGAGTCGCTGCTGCAGATTGTCGACCTCGCGGGGCGCACCTCGGATGCCGTGCGCAGCATCTCGCTGGCCACGCAGCAGCAGCAGACGGGAACGGATCAGCTCGCCGACTCGATGGCGGACATCCTTCGCATCACCCAGCAGAGCCTCAACGCCTCCCGCCAGGTGGGCAACGCCAACGGAGACCTTCTGGTGCTCGCTCGCGACCTGCGTGAGGTCGTCGAGCGCTTCCAGATTGCGCGGTCTCCGGTGCGTGAGGAGGGCGGGTGA
- a CDS encoding protein CrdC, with protein MRPASRVEGTLLCRAGAHRIAFAAHEVAFIASAEREATSRVWSARRAFHEAASASLGRVLVAPSGESVGVDALELDAETHSVLPPPPVAEALSGGSLRGFIMVRGSLWPLLGLADFEHFLRSLDAEAT; from the coding sequence ATGAGGCCGGCCAGCCGGGTCGAGGGGACGCTCCTGTGTCGCGCGGGTGCGCATCGCATTGCCTTCGCTGCGCACGAGGTGGCCTTCATCGCCTCGGCGGAGCGTGAGGCCACGTCGCGCGTCTGGAGTGCTCGGCGGGCCTTTCATGAGGCCGCATCCGCGTCGCTGGGCCGCGTGCTCGTCGCGCCATCGGGCGAGTCGGTGGGCGTGGATGCGCTGGAGCTCGACGCGGAGACGCATTCCGTGCTGCCACCTCCTCCCGTGGCGGAGGCGCTGTCCGGCGGGAGCCTGCGAGGCTTCATCATGGTGCGCGGCTCGCTGTGGCCGCTGCTGGGGTTGGCGGACTTCGAGCACTTCCTGCGCAGCCTGGATGCGGAGGCGACATGA
- a CDS encoding methyl-accepting chemotaxis protein has translation MSGAPSLKGLASWTVRPSWLGSSVGLGLALLHGRLSGAVPEGTWSLFLGLVAASLMLSLGLTHLQARQALRVLHGVGEGRLSATPDHLRGALQEARAIPGKCFAFTLQGWLGGSLLVAFAFTQLAEAHASVGLRVLLVGLALGPLSALLVYLLVVRRSRVAVERIAAGGLTPLEVIAAAPPRKMHIRRKLVLFTAIAVLSPSLFILDVAVTQTVETVDTWAVARTPEARAAVVARARADRGATLGLMAALVTLLVLGTAYAGGTALAEPLRSITEDATRIAQGDLRPPRVVAAEDELWAASAAFTQMQAQLGQALTQLRRAGLQISSTTEQLVATSAEQESGADEQASSLNMTSATTEELARSAQQIAGDAESVAAIAETTFAAAQTGQRGATAFLGAMQRMREGNQAIADAVVRLNKRVQQIGKVVEFINEIADKSDLLALNAELEGTKAGEVGRGFSLVAAEMRRLAENVIRSTKEIEGLIEEIRDATNGAVMATEAGLKATESGAELAAQVDEGLGLILELARQTSHAVRSISLATQQQQTGTDQLAAAMGDILRVTEQNAAATKQMVAANADLSTLSRDLKHVVDRFSLGAGEG, from the coding sequence ATGAGCGGTGCTCCCTCGCTGAAGGGACTGGCTTCGTGGACGGTGCGCCCGTCGTGGCTGGGCAGCAGCGTGGGGCTCGGGTTGGCGCTCCTGCATGGCCGGTTGTCCGGCGCGGTGCCCGAGGGGACTTGGAGCCTGTTCCTCGGCCTGGTGGCGGCCTCGCTGATGCTGTCATTGGGGCTGACGCACCTGCAGGCGCGCCAGGCGCTGCGCGTGTTGCATGGCGTGGGCGAGGGGCGCCTGTCCGCCACACCGGACCATCTGCGAGGCGCGCTCCAAGAGGCCCGCGCGATTCCAGGCAAGTGCTTCGCGTTCACCCTGCAGGGGTGGCTGGGGGGCTCGCTGCTCGTGGCGTTCGCGTTCACCCAGTTGGCGGAGGCCCACGCCTCGGTTGGGCTGCGCGTGCTGCTGGTGGGGTTGGCGCTGGGGCCGCTGAGCGCGTTGCTCGTGTATCTGTTGGTGGTGCGGCGCAGCCGTGTCGCGGTGGAGCGCATCGCGGCGGGAGGCCTGACGCCGCTGGAGGTGATTGCCGCGGCGCCGCCTCGGAAGATGCACATCCGGCGCAAGCTGGTGCTCTTCACGGCCATCGCGGTGCTGAGCCCCTCGCTGTTCATCCTGGACGTGGCTGTCACGCAGACGGTGGAGACCGTGGACACCTGGGCCGTGGCGCGCACGCCGGAGGCCCGCGCGGCGGTGGTGGCTCGCGCCCGCGCGGACCGAGGGGCCACGCTGGGGCTGATGGCCGCGCTCGTGACGTTGCTCGTGTTGGGCACGGCCTACGCTGGCGGCACGGCGCTGGCCGAGCCCCTGCGCTCCATCACCGAGGACGCGACGCGCATCGCGCAGGGCGACCTGCGGCCCCCGCGAGTGGTTGCCGCGGAGGATGAGCTGTGGGCCGCCTCGGCGGCGTTCACGCAGATGCAGGCGCAGCTCGGTCAGGCGCTCACGCAGCTTCGGCGCGCGGGCCTTCAGATTTCGAGCACCACCGAGCAGCTCGTGGCCACCAGCGCCGAGCAGGAGTCGGGCGCTGACGAGCAGGCCAGCTCGCTCAACATGACGAGCGCGACCACGGAGGAGCTGGCGCGCTCGGCCCAGCAGATCGCGGGCGACGCCGAGTCCGTGGCCGCCATCGCGGAGACGACCTTCGCCGCGGCCCAGACAGGGCAGCGTGGCGCCACGGCCTTCCTCGGCGCGATGCAGCGCATGCGCGAGGGGAATCAAGCCATCGCGGACGCGGTGGTGCGACTCAACAAGCGCGTGCAGCAGATTGGAAAGGTGGTCGAGTTCATCAACGAGATCGCCGACAAGTCCGACCTGCTGGCGCTCAACGCGGAGCTGGAGGGGACGAAGGCGGGCGAGGTGGGGCGCGGCTTCTCGCTGGTGGCGGCGGAGATGCGCCGATTGGCGGAGAACGTCATCCGCTCGACCAAGGAGATCGAGGGGCTCATCGAGGAGATCCGCGACGCGACCAACGGCGCGGTGATGGCCACCGAGGCGGGCCTCAAGGCGACCGAGTCCGGCGCCGAGCTGGCGGCCCAGGTGGACGAGGGCCTGGGGCTCATCCTCGAGCTGGCGCGTCAGACGTCGCACGCGGTCCGGAGCATCTCGCTGGCCACCCAGCAGCAGCAGACGGGGACGGATCAGCTCGCGGCGGCGATGGGGGACATTCTCCGCGTCACCGAGCAGAACGCCGCGGCCACCAAGCAGATGGTGGCCGCCAACGCGGACCTCTCCACGCTGTCACGCGACCTCAAGCATGTGGTGGACCGCTTCAGTCTGGGCGCGGGGGAGGGCTGA
- a CDS encoding tetratricopeptide repeat protein — translation MRRLVLVALLASLPGCFYPADRGRALEAKVDKLSADNARMEAELKEARGQLSATLPKIDEKVTEVTQALQSLDTAARRKDADIGVQLQKTMEDLAQLRGQVETYLYKIGELETALNKSSEDTNQKLLALQGTDAVKEAEAKKKAEELKRPTDKKEFLALAQEKAKAGEGLVARQLFSEFIKKWPNDPLAGEAHFGLGETYFTESKCREALFEYGKVVQDHAKTASAPEAYLRSSECFQKLKMKEESRLALEELVKSYPKSEAAKTARTRLTELDKKPAPPPPAKKGKK, via the coding sequence ATGCGAAGGCTCGTGTTGGTCGCCCTGTTGGCTTCCCTGCCCGGATGTTTCTACCCCGCGGACCGAGGCCGTGCCCTCGAAGCGAAGGTGGACAAACTGAGCGCTGACAACGCTCGGATGGAGGCGGAGCTGAAGGAGGCGCGCGGCCAGCTGTCCGCCACGCTCCCCAAGATTGACGAGAAGGTCACCGAGGTGACCCAGGCGCTCCAGAGCCTGGACACCGCCGCGCGCCGCAAGGACGCGGACATCGGCGTCCAGCTCCAGAAGACGATGGAGGACCTGGCGCAGCTTCGCGGCCAGGTGGAGACGTACCTCTACAAGATTGGTGAGCTGGAGACCGCGCTCAACAAGTCCTCGGAGGACACCAATCAGAAGCTGCTCGCGCTCCAGGGCACGGACGCGGTGAAGGAGGCCGAGGCCAAGAAGAAGGCCGAGGAGCTCAAGCGCCCCACCGACAAGAAGGAGTTCCTCGCGCTCGCCCAGGAGAAGGCGAAGGCCGGCGAGGGGCTCGTGGCGCGGCAGCTCTTCAGCGAGTTCATCAAGAAGTGGCCGAATGATCCGCTCGCCGGCGAGGCGCACTTCGGCCTGGGCGAGACGTACTTCACCGAGTCCAAGTGCCGCGAGGCCCTCTTCGAGTACGGCAAGGTGGTGCAGGACCACGCCAAGACGGCCTCCGCGCCGGAGGCGTACCTCCGCTCGTCCGAGTGCTTCCAGAAGCTGAAGATGAAGGAAGAGTCCCGGCTCGCGCTGGAAGAGCTGGTGAAGAGCTATCCGAAGTCCGAGGCGGCCAAGACGGCGCGCACGCGCCTGACGGAGCTGGACAAGAAGCCCGCGCCGCCTCCGCCCGCGAAGAAGGGGAAGAAGTGA
- a CDS encoding methyltransferase domain-containing protein — MALSPAQARRLDERLAVLQGHASAPQYVQHLKSMAGAADLEQLVRAVVVHKTDLFRDEVQLAAFRSRVLAPRVARARGPLRVWSAGCATGEEVATLLALLEEAGADPASTVLGTDICESVLEQARTLSFPAEALRRVPAGLRERCFVWDGRRAALAPALRARASFRLHNLMDTPYPRPEGGGFDVIFCRNVLIYFSAEAFQRTVVELAGRLAPGGTLVLSSAEPLLQVPPPLKLLRAEQAFFYVRAEDAEPAPSIAEPRMESSRTPVPLVRREPEPTGSQVARRESGKFATVAASPPPPARAHPEAARLFARVLDGSTSGPLPLSSATDGRRGPTQVAAEADVRPRSAPPSAEADLRRCLELEPDLAAARYLLGLLLEQGGRPDEAVGEYRRALGAVDTGRAVSVPFLLNPARLRVACAHAIERLESASARR, encoded by the coding sequence ATGGCCCTGTCTCCCGCGCAGGCGCGGCGGTTGGACGAGCGGCTCGCGGTGCTCCAGGGCCACGCCTCGGCGCCGCAGTACGTGCAGCACCTCAAGTCCATGGCGGGCGCGGCGGACCTGGAGCAGTTGGTGCGCGCCGTCGTGGTGCACAAGACGGACCTCTTCCGCGACGAGGTGCAACTCGCGGCGTTTCGCTCTCGCGTGCTGGCGCCTCGGGTGGCGCGGGCCCGAGGGCCGCTGCGCGTGTGGAGCGCGGGCTGCGCCACGGGCGAGGAGGTGGCGACGCTGCTGGCCCTGCTGGAGGAGGCCGGAGCGGACCCCGCCAGCACCGTGCTGGGGACGGACATCTGCGAGTCGGTGTTGGAGCAGGCGCGCACGCTGAGCTTCCCCGCGGAGGCGCTGCGCCGAGTCCCCGCTGGGCTGCGCGAGCGTTGCTTCGTCTGGGACGGCCGTCGCGCGGCCCTGGCTCCCGCCCTGCGCGCCCGCGCGAGCTTCCGTCTCCACAACCTGATGGACACGCCGTACCCGCGGCCCGAGGGGGGCGGCTTCGACGTCATCTTCTGCCGCAATGTCCTCATCTACTTCTCGGCGGAGGCCTTCCAGCGCACCGTGGTCGAGTTGGCCGGGAGGCTCGCGCCGGGCGGAACCCTGGTGCTGTCCTCCGCGGAGCCGCTGCTCCAGGTCCCGCCGCCCTTGAAGCTGCTCCGGGCGGAGCAGGCCTTCTTCTACGTTCGCGCCGAGGACGCCGAGCCGGCTCCCTCCATCGCCGAGCCCCGGATGGAGTCGTCTCGAACGCCCGTGCCGCTGGTGCGGCGGGAGCCAGAGCCGACGGGGAGTCAGGTGGCCAGACGCGAGTCGGGGAAGTTCGCGACCGTGGCCGCAAGCCCACCTCCGCCCGCACGTGCTCATCCCGAAGCAGCGCGACTCTTCGCCAGGGTGCTGGATGGTTCCACCTCCGGACCCCTGCCGCTCTCCAGTGCTACGGACGGGCGGCGCGGACCCACGCAGGTCGCGGCCGAAGCGGACGTGAGGCCTCGGTCAGCTCCGCCCTCCGCCGAGGCGGACCTGCGGCGCTGCCTGGAGCTGGAGCCGGACCTCGCCGCCGCCCGCTATCTGCTCGGCCTTCTGTTGGAGCAGGGGGGCCGGCCCGATGAGGCCGTGGGGGAGTACAGGCGGGCGCTCGGCGCGGTGGACACCGGCCGGGCAGTCTCCGTTCCCTTCCTCCTCAATCCGGCGCGGCTGCGCGTCGCCTGTGCGCACGCCATCGAGCGGCTGGAGTCCGCCTCCGCGCGCCGTTGA